A genomic stretch from Gymnogyps californianus isolate 813 chromosome 26, ASM1813914v2, whole genome shotgun sequence includes:
- the LOC127026034 gene encoding LOW QUALITY PROTEIN: olfactory receptor 49-like (The sequence of the model RefSeq protein was modified relative to this genomic sequence to represent the inferred CDS: inserted 1 base in 1 codon) produces the protein MGAENESAVTEFILEGFSGLDQSLQLFLSLVLLLIYLTTVMGNATIIFLVCVDRRLQTPMYFFISNLSFLEIWFTSSTSIKLFVILSSGRRTISLSTCFAQSYFYFALGCTEFVLLVVMSFDRYVAICQPLHYVAIMKPQLCIHLVVAAWVIGITLLSYHLVLLYKLTFCGSNKIHHFFCDNSPLFKLSCSDTSLLWKIDSVLSSLVILGSLCLTLAFYMGILFCILHLPAASGRKKAFTTCSSHLTTLAIAYGSCIALYVCPSEDVSLETNXIVALLNTVLYPFLNPFIYSLRNKTVILALNKAIAHATKQLFP, from the exons atgggagcagaaaatgaatctgCAGTTACTGAGTTCATCCTAGAGGGTTTCTCGGGGCTTGATCAAAGCCtacagctctttctctctctggtcctTCTGCTCATATACCTGACAACAGTGATGGGGAACGCAACCATCATCTTCCTCGTGTGTGTGGATCGCCGCCTGCAAACCCCCATGTACTTTTTCATCAGCAATCTGTCCTTCCTGGAAATCTGGTTTACATCCTCCACAAGCATCAAATTGTTTGTGATCCTGAGTTCCGGTAGGAGAACAATCTCACTAAGCACCTGCTTTGCCCAGTCCTATTTCTATTTTGCCCTGGGCTGTACAGAGTTTGTTCTACTTGTTGTCATGTCCTTTGACcgctatgttgccatctgcCAGCCTTTGCATTATGTTGCCATCATGAAGCCTCAGCTCTGTATCCACCTGGTTGTTGCTGCTTGGGTCATAGGCATCACACTCTTGAGTTACCATCTGGTCCTCCTCTACAAGCTGACTTTCTGTGGCTCAAACAAGATccaccattttttttgtgacaacTCGCCCTTATTCAAATTGTCCTGCTCTGACACCagcctgctttggaaaatagaCTCTGTTTTATCATCATTGGTCATACTGGGTTCCTTATGTTTAACTCTGGCATTTTACATGGGcatccttttctgtattctacaccttccagcagcctctgggaggaaaaaagcttttactacCTGTTCTTCCCATCTCACCACCTTGGCCATTGCATATGGGAGCTGCATTGCTCTCTATGTGTGTCCTTCAGAAGATGTTTCCTTGGAGACAA AGATTGTAGCTTTGCTGAACACTGTCCTGTACCCATTCTTAAATCCGTTCATCTACAGTCTTAGAAACAAGACTGTGATACTGGCCCTGAACAAAGCCATTGCCCATGcaacaaagcagcttttcccctaA